From a single Raphanus sativus cultivar WK10039 chromosome 3, ASM80110v3, whole genome shotgun sequence genomic region:
- the LOC130509720 gene encoding cytochrome b561 domain-containing protein At2g30890-like, whose product METHHLFVSLLLVLLPLPLCSSQENTRSLAIDVNSPLNTSPISQKLNLKLVHEIKVHGFMLWAAMGVLMPIGIISIRSMSIKGQPLICFRRLFFLHVTSQMVAVIIVTIGAVMSIKNFNNSFNNHHQRLGVGLYAIVWFQALFGFLRPSRGGKARRNWFVGHWILGTSVAILGIINIYTGLNAYTRKTSKSAKLWNILFTAQLSSFVLLYLFQDKWSYIQSQTNRTQSVDHNSNISTAEPSQGDEVEESKQALEKC is encoded by the exons ATGGAGACTCATCACCTCTTCGTCTCTctccttcttgttcttcttcctcttcccctATGCTCCTCCCAAGAAAATACCAGAAGCTTGGCCATTGATGTTAATAGTCCCCTCAATACTTCTCCAATATCCCAG AAACTAAATCTAAAGCTTGTACACGAAATCAAAGTACATGGCTTTATGCTTTGGGCAGCGATGGGTGTTTTGATGCCAATTGGTATAATCTCCATCAGATCAATGTCTATCAAAGGTCAACCTTTAATCTGTTTTCGGCGACTGTTCTTTCTCCATGTCACTTCTCAG ATGGTTGCAGTGATAATTGTGACGATAGGTGCAGTAATGTCAATTAAAAACTTCAATAATTCCTTCAACAATCATCACCAACGGCTAGGAGTTGGACTTTATGCCATTGTATGGTTCCAAGCTCTTTTTGGTTTCCTCCGACCTTCAAG GGGAGGGAAAGCTAGAAGGAATTGGTTTGTAGGACACTGGATATTAGGAACGTCAGTGGCTATTCTTGGGATAATAAACATATACACAGGCTTAAATGCTTACACTCGAAAGACATCTAAAAGTGCTAAGCTTTGGAACATACTCTTCACGGCACAACTTTCCTCTTTTGTCTTGCTCTATCTGTTTCAAGACAAGTGGTCTTATATCCAAAGCCAAACCAATAGAACCCAATCAGTTGATCATAACAGCAACATCTCAACCGCAGAGCCTAGTCAAGGAGACGAGGTCGAAGAGAGTAAACAGGCATTAGAGAAATGCTAA
- the LOC130509191 gene encoding protein JASON-like isoform X2 → MGCPFPCFRARAAQSTNSRGGDSVSQRGHDSKKNRLSDLFLSEAPSPCIHMDQDLNDEAQFLKACGTTPATLVEIRKASENLETPQRGKQFTSSQFDSWISSNSDAVFHLYEKTPEPCGEEVSEKTPSSCITDSQNSAKISTGNSGAGEESQGSIGTAFKDGVDRTSKVPLTAGNNMGKIKSVRFECDFDQSYTFSSSKNTTSLKLSDEVQTHGTIFPENTESTIKGGSRVQACKGKTETESPLSAVHCVGKLEDSSASVSPGVKQSEEKSNNNMAASSTITYRDRPIIGMVAAHWNEKEQSQISPKWWDGNGIPNSTNKYKEDQKVSWHATPFEERLEKALSEEGGQGFIPPRKLEVMEEAERDTAMSQLHHSAQSTSIVSF, encoded by the exons ATGGGTTGTCCCTTCCCTTGCTTCCGTGCCAGAGCCGCCCAATCTACTAACAGCCGCGGTGGCGATTCCGTCTCTCAA AGAGGTCATGACTCAAAGAAGAATCGTTTGTCAGATTTGTTTCTCTCTGAAG CTCCTTCTCCTTGTATTCATATGGACCAAGATCTCAACGATGAG GCTCAGTTTCTTAAAGCTTGCGGCACAACACCAGCCACACTAGTTGAAATAAGGAAAGCATCCGAAAACCTGGAAACTCCTCAACGTGGAAAACAATTTACATCTTCCCAGTTTGATTCTTGGATCTCCAGTAACTCTGATGCAGTGTTTCACTTGTATGAGAAAACACCTGAACCCTGTGGAGAGGAGGTTTCAGAGAAAACTCCTAGCAG TTGCATAACCGATTCCCAAAACAGTGCAAAGATCTCCACTGGAAATAGTGGTGCCGGTGAAGAAAGCCAAGGAAGCATTGGCACTGCGTTCAAGGATGGGGTGGATAGAACCAGCAAGGTGCCACTCACAGCTGGAAACAACATGGGAAAGATAAAGTCAGTGCGGTTTGAATGTGATTTTGATCAGTCTTACACTTTTAGTTCTTCCAAGAACACCACTTCATTGAAGCTATCTGATGAGGTTCAAACTCATGGAACCATCTTTCCTGAAAATACCGAATCAACAATAAAGGGGGGATCTAGAGTGCAGGCTTGCAAAGGGAAGACAGAAACTGAATCTCCGTTATCAGCAGTACATTGTGTGGGAAAGTTGGAAGACAGCTCAGCTAGTGTTTCTCCTGGGGTGAAGCAGAGTGAAGAGAAGAGTAACAATAACATGGCAGCTTCATCTACCATTACCTACAGGGACAGGCCTATTATCGGAATGGTTGCAGCTCACTGGAACGAGAAAGAGCAATCTCAAATCTCACCCAAATGGTGGGATGGTAATGGGATACCAAACTCTACAAACAAGTACAAAGAG GACCAGAAGGTGAGTTGGCACGCAACACCATTCGAGGAGAGATTGGAGAAGGCACTTTCAGAAGAAGGTGGCCAAGGTTTCATCCCTCCGAG AAAACTTGAAGTAATGGAAGAGGCTGAAAGGGACACAGCTATGTCACAGCTGCATCATTCAGCACAATCCACATCAATCGTTTCCTTTTGA
- the LOC108844063 gene encoding glutathione S-transferase F9, protein MVLKVYGPHFASPKRALVTLIEKGVAFETVPVDLMKGEHKQPAYLALQPFGTVPAVVDGDYKIFESRAVMRYVAEKYRSQGPDLLGKTVEERGQVEQWLDVEATTYHPPLLNLTLHIMFASVMGFPSDEKLIKESEEKLSAVLDVYEAHLSKSKYLAGDFVSLADLAHLPFTDYLVGPIGKAYMIKDRKHVSAWWNDISSRPAWKETLEKYSFPA, encoded by the exons atggTGCTAAAGGTGTACGGACCTCACTTTGCCTCACCGAAGCGAGCTCTGGTAACGCTCATCGAGAAGGGCGTTGCCTTTGAGACCGTCCCCGTCGATCTCATGAAAGGAGAACACAAGCAGCCTGCTTATCTCGCCTTACAG CCTTTCGGTACCGTCCCTGCTGTTGTCGACGGAGACTACAAAATCTTCG AGTCACGTGCCGTCATGAGGTACGTTGCTGAGAAGTACAGGTCACAAGGACCTGACCTTTTGGGGAAAACCGTGGAAGAAAGAGGACAAGTCGAGCAATGGCTTGACGTGGAGGCAACGACTTACCACCCACCGCTACTGAACCTGACACTTCACATAATGTTCGCGTCGGTCATGGGATTCCCATCTGATGAGAAGCTGATCAAGGAGAGCGAAGAGAAACTCTCGGCTGTTCTCGATGTGTACGAGGCACATCTATCAAAGAGCAAGTACTTGGCCGGTGACTTTGTGAGTTTGGCTGATTTGGCTCACCTCCCGTTCACTGATTACTTGGTCGGTCCGATCGGGAAGGCTTACATGATCAAAGATAGGAAGCACGTGAGCGCGTGGTGGAACGACATCAGCAGCCGTCCTGCGTGGAAGGAGACTCTTGAGAAATATTCATTCCCGGCTTAA
- the LOC130509191 gene encoding protein JASON-like isoform X1, producing the protein MGCPFPCFRARAAQSTNSRGGDSVSQRGHDSKKNRLSDLFLSEEKSAPSPCIHMDQDLNDEAQFLKACGTTPATLVEIRKASENLETPQRGKQFTSSQFDSWISSNSDAVFHLYEKTPEPCGEEVSEKTPSSCITDSQNSAKISTGNSGAGEESQGSIGTAFKDGVDRTSKVPLTAGNNMGKIKSVRFECDFDQSYTFSSSKNTTSLKLSDEVQTHGTIFPENTESTIKGGSRVQACKGKTETESPLSAVHCVGKLEDSSASVSPGVKQSEEKSNNNMAASSTITYRDRPIIGMVAAHWNEKEQSQISPKWWDGNGIPNSTNKYKEDQKVSWHATPFEERLEKALSEEGGQGFIPPRKLEVMEEAERDTAMSQLHHSAQSTSIVSF; encoded by the exons ATGGGTTGTCCCTTCCCTTGCTTCCGTGCCAGAGCCGCCCAATCTACTAACAGCCGCGGTGGCGATTCCGTCTCTCAA AGAGGTCATGACTCAAAGAAGAATCGTTTGTCAGATTTGTTTCTCTCTGAAG AGAAATCAGCTCCTTCTCCTTGTATTCATATGGACCAAGATCTCAACGATGAG GCTCAGTTTCTTAAAGCTTGCGGCACAACACCAGCCACACTAGTTGAAATAAGGAAAGCATCCGAAAACCTGGAAACTCCTCAACGTGGAAAACAATTTACATCTTCCCAGTTTGATTCTTGGATCTCCAGTAACTCTGATGCAGTGTTTCACTTGTATGAGAAAACACCTGAACCCTGTGGAGAGGAGGTTTCAGAGAAAACTCCTAGCAG TTGCATAACCGATTCCCAAAACAGTGCAAAGATCTCCACTGGAAATAGTGGTGCCGGTGAAGAAAGCCAAGGAAGCATTGGCACTGCGTTCAAGGATGGGGTGGATAGAACCAGCAAGGTGCCACTCACAGCTGGAAACAACATGGGAAAGATAAAGTCAGTGCGGTTTGAATGTGATTTTGATCAGTCTTACACTTTTAGTTCTTCCAAGAACACCACTTCATTGAAGCTATCTGATGAGGTTCAAACTCATGGAACCATCTTTCCTGAAAATACCGAATCAACAATAAAGGGGGGATCTAGAGTGCAGGCTTGCAAAGGGAAGACAGAAACTGAATCTCCGTTATCAGCAGTACATTGTGTGGGAAAGTTGGAAGACAGCTCAGCTAGTGTTTCTCCTGGGGTGAAGCAGAGTGAAGAGAAGAGTAACAATAACATGGCAGCTTCATCTACCATTACCTACAGGGACAGGCCTATTATCGGAATGGTTGCAGCTCACTGGAACGAGAAAGAGCAATCTCAAATCTCACCCAAATGGTGGGATGGTAATGGGATACCAAACTCTACAAACAAGTACAAAGAG GACCAGAAGGTGAGTTGGCACGCAACACCATTCGAGGAGAGATTGGAGAAGGCACTTTCAGAAGAAGGTGGCCAAGGTTTCATCCCTCCGAG AAAACTTGAAGTAATGGAAGAGGCTGAAAGGGACACAGCTATGTCACAGCTGCATCATTCAGCACAATCCACATCAATCGTTTCCTTTTGA